One Rosettibacter firmus genomic window carries:
- a CDS encoding glycoside hydrolase family 130 protein, translated as MKVHFSSVLLKPNINRVILRPFEPLNKNRIKNIVNRIYSLSESDVLNEYERIKNLFSYRHKDIEKFFLKRYNEIKKYISQHNEISETKKLLIGSYFTNEYSLESAALFNPSMVWHPDQSGLPDDKKRFIISLRATGEGHVSSIVFRSGVIDMNNNIELDSPSDFAEMPDINIISDDMYEAKFNDSDISERTLFPQLDLEMNGMEDARFVQFTEENGEQIYYATYCAYDGHNISMQLLKTKDFMNFTIARLKGREIQNKGMALFPRKINGKYVMLSRQDNENNFIMFSDNLYQWDTKQLIMEPKYHWEFFQIGNCGSPIETEKGWLCLSHGVGPARQYSIGAFLLDKNDPTKLIGRLKTPLLEAKEHTRNGYVPNVVYSCGGVINGNYLVFPYAMSDYISSFAYVDVNELLDKLLNEK; from the coding sequence ATGAAAGTTCATTTCTCTTCAGTTCTTCTTAAACCAAACATTAATCGTGTTATTCTTAGACCTTTTGAACCATTAAATAAAAATAGAATTAAAAATATAGTTAATAGAATTTATTCTTTATCAGAATCAGATGTATTAAATGAATATGAACGCATCAAGAATTTATTTTCATATCGTCATAAAGATATTGAAAAATTTTTTCTTAAAAGGTACAATGAAATAAAGAAATATATTTCTCAACACAATGAAATTTCAGAAACAAAAAAACTATTAATTGGTTCTTACTTTACTAATGAATATTCACTTGAAAGTGCTGCATTATTTAATCCTTCAATGGTGTGGCATCCTGATCAATCTGGTTTACCAGATGATAAGAAGAGATTTATTATAAGTCTAAGAGCTACTGGAGAAGGACATGTATCATCAATAGTTTTTAGAAGTGGTGTGATAGATATGAATAACAATATTGAACTCGACTCACCTTCTGATTTTGCAGAAATGCCTGATATTAATATCATATCTGATGATATGTATGAAGCTAAATTTAATGATTCAGATATTTCAGAAAGAACATTGTTCCCTCAATTAGATCTGGAAATGAATGGTATGGAAGATGCACGTTTTGTTCAATTCACAGAAGAGAACGGAGAACAAATTTATTATGCTACTTATTGTGCTTATGATGGACATAATATTTCCATGCAGCTTTTGAAAACAAAAGATTTTATGAATTTTACAATTGCAAGATTGAAAGGAAGAGAAATTCAAAATAAAGGAATGGCACTTTTCCCAAGAAAAATTAATGGTAAATATGTAATGCTTTCACGACAGGATAATGAAAATAATTTCATAATGTTTTCTGATAATCTATATCAATGGGATACAAAACAGTTAATTATGGAGCCAAAATATCACTGGGAATTTTTTCAGATTGGTAATTGTGGTTCTCCAATAGAAACAGAAAAAGGCTGGTTATGTTTAAGTCATGGAGTAGGACCTGCAAGGCAATACTCAATAGGTGCATTTTTACTTGATAAAAATGATCCTACAAAATTGATAGGCAGATTAAAAACTCCTTTACTCGAAGCAAAAGAACATACAAGAAATGGATACGTTCCCAATGTTGTTTATTCATGTGGTGGAGTAATAAATGGTAATTATCTTGTTTTCCCTTATGCGATGTCTGATTACATAAGTAGTTTTGCTTACGTTGATGTTAATGAATTACTTGATAAATTATTAAATGAAAAATGA